The segment ggtaataacaataattattatcattattataaatagCTTATGAATAAGAGCAGATGTGacgctgttgtttttgtctgcaggAGCTCTGAACGTCTTTCTGCGTCAGAAAGGTCCGACGGTGACAGACACCTCAGTCTGGAGTCTGAGTGGTAACCAAGGAGACCGCTGGCGGCAAGCCAAGGTCAACATCCACCCGACCGCAGCCTTCCAGGTACAAACCACACCCACTTTACTTCAGGCCACGCCCACGTTATTGCAGCTCCTCACCTGAGAGCCGCCGGGCCAATCGTATCCATCGATTAATCTGCTGGTTATTTCTCCACTAATTAGTCCATAATTGGtccataaaaatgttgaaagtgaaagtgactgataattaaaatagttttaaaagcTGATGATAAACTAATTGATtgctgttttaaccctttgaaacctgagcaaactggcttgtttctttcagaaacacgaGAAGAAGAATCAACTATGAtcaacaaagaagaaatgacccaaaaatagcaagaaatttgtaaaaagtagttacctgaaaaaaaatgataaaaaggtggaaaaggtgcttaaaatgtataataattttaagataattttctaaatctactcatttcttgcattattttgaacatttctgtTCATCTTgctctttttcatatttttagaaataaattgcaccaaattgctcagagttcaaagggttaaaaactttaGCTGTCATCAGTTAAAGTCTGAAGAAAGTAAAACTCCCTTCAGTCGGACAGATATTCAGCgcgtttgtatttttgttattcgTATATCTATTAATTGTTTTTCTATAGAGCGTGCTTTTATTGTGGAGGGCTGACAGGATCGTTTTCTGCTGCGTCTCTGAGCttcctgtcttcttcttctgtggtagATGGTGATGGAGGGAGTCCGAGGCGCCGGCATCGAGGGCGACATCGCCATCGATGACGTCACCATCGAGGAGG is part of the Plectropomus leopardus isolate mb unplaced genomic scaffold, YSFRI_Pleo_2.0 unplaced_scaffold9483, whole genome shotgun sequence genome and harbors:
- the LOC121940834 gene encoding MAM domain-containing glycosylphosphatidylinositol anchor protein 2-like, with product ALNVFLRQKGPTVTDTSVWSLSGNQGDRWRQAKVNIHPTAAFQMVMEGVRGAGIEGDIAIDDVTIEEGECKDPPPNSE